The Streptomyces pratensis genomic interval GGAGACGTCCTTGGCCTGGCCCGCCTTCACCGCCGCGAGGTTCTTCCACAGCGGGTTGGCCCGGGCGGTGTCGCGCTCGGTGGCCTTCGCGTCACCGTAGACCCCGGTGAAGATCCAGTCGGCGTCCGCCTGGTCCATGTTCTCGGAGCTGATCTCCGCGGCGAGATCGTCGATCTGCTGGTTCCCGGGCCGGGGCAGGCCGACGTCCTGGAGGATCGTGCCGATGAAGGACGCCTTGGCGTAGAGGCGGATCTTGTCGGGCATGTAGCGGACCATCGAGACGGTCGGCTTGTCCGGGCCGATGTCCTCGCCGAGCTTCTTCGCACTCACCTCGTAGGCGGCGAGTTCGGACTCCGCCTTCGCGGTCCTGTCGAGCGCGGCGGCGTTCAGGAGGTAGTTCTCCTTCCAGGTGAAGCCCGGGCGGATGGAGAACACGGTCGGTGCGATCTTCGAGAGCTCGTCGTACTTGTCCGCGGCGCGCAGCTGGCTGCCGAGGATCAGGTCCGGCTTCAGGCCGGCGATCGCTTCGAGGTTGAGGCTGTTGATCGTCCCGACGCTCGCCGGGTTCCCCGCGTCCTTCTTCAGGTACGACGGGATGGCGTCGTCCCCCTCGGACGGGGCGTAGCCGACGGGCTTCACACCGAGCGAGACGACGTTGTCGAACTCGCCGACGTCCAGCACGACCACGCGCTCGGGCGCCGCCTCGATCACGGTGCTGCCCATGGCGTGGGTGACCGTGCGGGGGAACACGCCGGCTTCGGCGTCGGTCCCGTACTCCGCGGTCTTCTTCGCCGCGGCGGCGAAGTCCTTGCCGCCCGTGGCGACGGCCGCCTTCTTGTCGCCCCCCGTGTCACCACCCGCCGAGCCGCCTGCCGTGCCGCCGCCGCATGCCGAGAGGGAGAGGGCGGCGGCGACCGCGAGACCGATCGCGGCGGTGCCGCGGCGTCTGAGGGACATGTTCTGCTCCAGTTCGGGACGTACACAGGAAATTCTTAGGGAAGCCTCACCTTAGGCGCGTGAAGAAGCACAAGCACACTCCCCCCTGCCTCCGCAGGGAAATCGGGACATCGGCACCCTTATGTGTGAAGTGGTGTGGCTCGGATTGTCCGGCGGGGAGTGCGAAATCTAGCTTCGGTTGCCGGAGGTGACCGGACCATGACTGCCTGTGCCATCGAGGACAAGACCGCCGGAGTCACAAGCACTGCCGCGGCGTCCCGGCCCGCGCCCGAGCCGGCGGGACCGGACGGGCCGGCCGAGCCCTCGGAGCCCCGCCCAGCGGGCGCGTCGGACGACGGCGCGGACCCGCTCAGAGCGGGCGCGTCCGACCGGGGCCCGGAACGCGCCACGGCGAGGGTGCCCGGCCCGGACGCCGGTCAGACGGCGAGGACGCACGACCCCGTCTCCGGGCCGGGCGGCGCCGGGATGCCCGACGCCACCCCCACCGTCGCGGTCGTCTCCATCGGCCCCGGCAGCGCCGATCCCGTGGCCCTCGGCCCCGTCGGCGTCGGTCCCGTCGGCATCGGTCCCGTCGGCATGCGTGCCGTGAGGCTCGGTCCTGGCATCGCCGGTCCCGGCGGCCGGGGCGCGTCCACGGCCTCATCTGTGAAGTCCGGCGCGCACGGCGGACCCGCAAGGGCTGTCGCGCCCGCCCCTCATGGCCCTTCCGTGCCGCCGGTCCCGCCGATGCCACCGGCCCCTCCCGTCCTCGCGTCGCCGGGGCCCTCGTCCTTCGTACCGCTCGTGCGGACCGGGTCCCCCGTGTCTCCCGGGCGGATCCAGGCACCACGGACCGTCGCGACGGCCATCCCCACGGGCCCGTCGCGGCCCCTGCCGCCCTCGCTCACCCTGTCCGCCGACCACGCGTACGCGGCGCGGCTGACCACGGCGGGGCAGGCGGGCGAGCACTCCTGGTTCCCCGAGCGCTGGACACTGGACGGCCCCGAGCCCTACGCCGTGCCCCTCCCCCTCGACCAGC includes:
- a CDS encoding ABC transporter substrate-binding protein, which codes for MSLRRRGTAAIGLAVAAALSLSACGGGTAGGSAGGDTGGDKKAAVATGGKDFAAAAKKTAEYGTDAEAGVFPRTVTHAMGSTVIEAAPERVVVLDVGEFDNVVSLGVKPVGYAPSEGDDAIPSYLKKDAGNPASVGTINSLNLEAIAGLKPDLILGSQLRAADKYDELSKIAPTVFSIRPGFTWKENYLLNAAALDRTAKAESELAAYEVSAKKLGEDIGPDKPTVSMVRYMPDKIRLYAKASFIGTILQDVGLPRPGNQQIDDLAAEISSENMDQADADWIFTGVYGDAKATERDTARANPLWKNLAAVKAGQAKDVSDETWYLGLGVTSAKLVLGDLRADLVA